The sequence CCGCAGACATTATAATTTGCAACTGCACAGCAATAGCATTCTAAGTATGAAAGGCATTAAAAACATCATATTCGACCTCGGCGGCGTAATCTTAAATATTGATTATCAGGCGACAAACAAGGCCTTTACAGACCTGGGGGTAACAGATTTTCACAGCCTGTTCAGCCAGTTCAAAGGCAATAAATTGTTCGACGACCTGGAAACGGGTAAGGTAAGTAATGAAGAGTTTTTGACGGAAATGCAGAAACATACCCCGGCTGGCACAACCGAACAGCAGATTATTGATGCCTGGAATGCCATGCTGCTGGACTTTCCGTTGCGCAGACTACAGATATTGCAGCAATTGAGACAACATTACAGCCTGTATTTGTTGAGTAATACCAATGCCATTCACATGGCAGCATTCAATAAAATCCTGGAAGAGAGTAGGGGAATCCCATCTTTGGCTGCTTTTTTTGACAAAGCATATTATTCTCACCTGATTGGCTACCGCAAACCAGATAAGGAATCATACCAGCTGGTGTTAGATGAGAACGGGTTGAAACCTGAAGAGACCTTATTTATAGATGACACCCTTCCTAATATAGAAGGGGCTACAGCGGTTGGGGTGCAGACCATTCACTTGCTTGCACCCAGAACCATTACAGACATTTTCAAATAGAATTTACTTGACTTCCTCAAAATCGAGGTAATCACCCTTGTCTATTTTAGGTTTAGCCTGCTGCTGGCCGCTGAAGTTATTCGGCTGTTGCTGCTGATGATACTGTTGTTCCTGTTCATATTGCTGGCGCATACGGTCCTGGATGTCTCCCATCTGGCGGCGTACCTGCCTGGCTGTCTGGTACATTGGTAATACAAGATTGAATACGAACTTGTAAAGTATATAGCAGATAAATAATAGAAATATAATCTTGAACATAGTACAAATGTAGCCCATAATCCGTTTCAGGGGCTGAAAGAGGGGGGTATTTTAAGATTCCTTTAACAGGTGGAAATGGTCAAAAATTAGATTAATAGGGGGAAAATCTCTCTTCTACTCCTAAAAAATCTAAAAAAACAGCGCCAGCACCACCGGCGCTGTAAAATCTTAGTACATTTTTAATATGCTTGCGGCTTCCATAGCAGCCCCCTTATTAAATTCCCAGGCCAGTTTGCGGTGGTTAACAGCATCTACAATTGTCCCAATCAGGCACAGTCCGCCTGTGAATAAGTACAAAATACCCATGCCAACCTGATTAAGTATGAAGCGGTGTATACCCGATACGCATACCAAACCCAGCAGGCAGCAAATGAGCACCGTCTGCGGATCTTTGCGGCGGGATTGATACAGGGCAATAAACTTCCGTTTATTGTCCTCACTATAATCTTTGGTGAGTTCCTGTAACCACAGGATCTCTTCCTGGTCAACGCCAGGCAACATGGCAAAGGAAAAATCGGTCATGTATGATGGTTTTTAAGTCTCAACTGTGATCTTCCAAGCTGAAAAGTTCTATGCAACAATACGGCTACAGCAAAAGGGCTTAACACGTGATGGTGGATCGCATTCTTCCAGTCCCCATGTAATAAATAATGAATGCCATGTCCCAACCCACACCCCGGGCACCAGGTAAATCCGAGCCACTTAAACGGGCAGAGGCTAAAGTTGCCATCTGCTGCCGGATTCATCCAATATAGCAAGATTAACGCTACTGGCCATATGATCAATTCTTTGTTAATTCGTTGTACGTGGTGAATAATTAACATATAAGAAACGGTCAAACGAAGTTATTAGATTTTGACGTAATCTGTGCAGATAGCGGATTTCCTAATGGAAATTATTTCATACAAGTTAAAGAAAATGCGCTTTGATCAAAATAAAATCCTAATTTTGCATAGGAAAATGATTCTAACGAAGGGGACTGAAAGTCCCCTTCTCGTTTTTTGTATGGCAAACGAACAAGTGATAACAAGCATCCGGGAGCATTTAGAAGAAATGCTTGCTGAATATCCGGAATATTTCGTGGTCGATATCAGGATTAAGCCCACTAATAATGTAAAGCTATTTGTGGATGGTGATAATGGTGTACCTGTGGATAAGCTGGTCTCATTCAACCGTAATTTATACGCAAGGCTGGAAGCCGCGGCGTTGTTTCCTGACAACGATTTCTCTCTGGAAGTCTCATCCCCTGGACTGGACGAACCACTGAAACTGCACCGTCAATTCGTAAAGAATATAGGTAGAAAGGTAGCAATAACCCTGCTGGATGGTTCCGAAAAGGAAGGCACCCTGCTGGCGGCTACTGATGAAGCCCTGACTATAGAGGAGACGATCGGTAAGAAAAAAGAGAAAAAAACTACTGACATAAACCTTAACGAAATCAAGCACACCAAAGTGTGCATCGTGTTTTAAAATATATAATATAAGCAAAACATGGCTAGTATTAATCTGATTGAGTCATTCACGGAGTTTAAAGAAGCGGAAAACATTGACCGTCCTACGTTAATGAAGGTGTTAGAAGATGTGTTTAAAAC is a genomic window of Chitinophaga sp. LS1 containing:
- a CDS encoding HAD family phosphatase yields the protein MKGIKNIIFDLGGVILNIDYQATNKAFTDLGVTDFHSLFSQFKGNKLFDDLETGKVSNEEFLTEMQKHTPAGTTEQQIIDAWNAMLLDFPLRRLQILQQLRQHYSLYLLSNTNAIHMAAFNKILEESRGIPSLAAFFDKAYYSHLIGYRKPDKESYQLVLDENGLKPEETLFIDDTLPNIEGATAVGVQTIHLLAPRTITDIFK
- a CDS encoding TM2 domain-containing protein, which gives rise to MTDFSFAMLPGVDQEEILWLQELTKDYSEDNKRKFIALYQSRRKDPQTVLICCLLGLVCVSGIHRFILNQVGMGILYLFTGGLCLIGTIVDAVNHRKLAWEFNKGAAMEAASILKMY
- a CDS encoding DUF2752 domain-containing protein; the encoded protein is MLIIHHVQRINKELIIWPVALILLYWMNPAADGNFSLCPFKWLGFTWCPGCGLGHGIHYLLHGDWKNAIHHHVLSPFAVAVLLHRTFQLGRSQLRLKNHHT
- a CDS encoding DUF4834 family protein yields the protein MGYICTMFKIIFLLFICYILYKFVFNLVLPMYQTARQVRRQMGDIQDRMRQQYEQEQQYHQQQQPNNFSGQQQAKPKIDKGDYLDFEEVK
- the rimP gene encoding ribosome maturation factor RimP, encoding MANEQVITSIREHLEEMLAEYPEYFVVDIRIKPTNNVKLFVDGDNGVPVDKLVSFNRNLYARLEAAALFPDNDFSLEVSSPGLDEPLKLHRQFVKNIGRKVAITLLDGSEKEGTLLAATDEALTIEETIGKKKEKKTTDINLNEIKHTKVCIVF